Genomic window (Staphylococcus debuckii):
TTATTGAAAGTCCGTTCAGCTCCATTTGTTATACTAGATGAAGTAGAAGCGGCATTAGATGAAGCCAATGTGATTCGTTATGCGAATTATTTGAAGCAACTATCAGAGAAGACACAATTTATTGTGATTACGCATAGAAAAGGAACAATGGAAGCGGCAGACCGTTTGTATGGTATTACGATGCAAGAATCAGGTGTCTCTAAACTGGTTAGTGTGAACTTAAATACGATAGATGAAGTGTTGAAGGAGGAAGAAAAATGAGCTTTTTTAAACGATTAAAAGATAAATTCTCTGGAAAGTCATCCGATGAAGAGAAAGAACTGAAAGATTTAGACCAAGAAGATCAAGAATCTGAGTCCTCGAAGGAAGAATCAGAATCTAAAGCTGAACCGAAATCTACCTTGCCAGAAGATCAACCTAAAGAAGAGAAAAAAGAAGCGCCGAAAGATGACTTTGATTTCGACGATGGTTTAATTTCTATTGAAGAATTTGAAGAAATTGAATCGCAAAAACTAGGTGCGAAATTCAAACAAGGTTTAGAAAAATCACGTGAGAATTTCCAAGAGCAATTAAATAACTTGATTGCACGTTATCGTACAGTAGATGAAGATTTCTTCGAAGCCTTAGAAGAAATGCTGATTACAGCAGATGTCGGTTTCAATACCGTAATGGAATTAGTAGATGAATTACGTACAGAAGCTCAACGTCGCAATATTAAAGAAACATCCGACTTGAAAGAAGTTATCGTCGAAAAAATCGTTGAAATCTATGAACAAGAAGATGACCACTCAGAAGTCATGAACTTAGAAGACGGCCGTTTGAACGTCATCTTAATGGTAGGTGTCAACGGTGTCGGCAAAACAACAACAATCGGTAAATTAGCACATCGTTATAAAGCTGAAGGTAAAAAAGTAATGCTTGCAGCAGGAGATACTTTCCGTGCGGGTGCTATTAATCAGTTGAAAGTATGGGGCGAACGTGTCGATGTTGATGTGATCAGTCAAAGCGAAGGTTCAGATCCAGCAGCAGTTATGTACGATGCGATTAATGCGGCTAAAAATAAAGATGTGGATATCTTAATTTGTGATACTGCAGGACGTTTGCAAAATAAAGCTAACTTGATGAATGAATTAGAAAAAATGAAACGTGTTATCGGCCGAGCAGTACCTGATGCACCGCATGAAGTATTGTTATGCTTAGATGCGACTACAGGTCAAAATGCTTTATCACAAGCGCGCAGCTTTAAAGAAGTGACGAACGTTACAGGTATTGTATTAACGAAATTAGACGGCACTGCCAAAGGTGGTATCGTCCTAGCAATTAGAAATGAATTGCATATTCCTGTTAAATACGTGGGTCTTGGTGAAAAACTCGACGACTTGCAACCATTCAACCCAGAAAGCTATGTTTACGGCTTATTTGCTGACATGATTGAAGAAACAGTCGACGAATACAAAGAAGAACATGGTGAACCGGTTGAACGTGGAGAAGACGGCGAGGCATCATCTCATGAGCAAAAATGATTTAGTTAAAACTTTGCGGATGAATTATTTGTTTGATTTTTATCAAGCATTACTCACAAAAAAGCAGCGTAATTATTTAGAACTCTTTTACTTGCAAGACTACTCATTGAGTGAGATTGCAGATACATTTGATGTGAGTCGGCAAGCAGTATATGATAACATAAGAAGAACTGGTGATTTAGTAGAAGATTATGAAACTAAATTAGAGCTGTATTCTAAATTTGAGCAGCGCCGTGAAATTTATAATCAAATGAAAGCATCTATTGAAGATCCGGATGCCTTGAAACGATATATTGAAGAACTAGAAGAATTAGAATAATAAGGAGGTCACTTGGTATGGCATTTGAAGGATTGTCCGATCGTTTACAAGCGACCATGCAAAAAATCCGAGGTAAAGGAAAAGTGACTGAAGCGGATATTAAAGCAATGATGCGTGAAGTGCGTCTTGCATTGTTAGAAGCCGACGTTAACTTTAAGGTCGTTAAATCTTTTATCAAAACGGTTTCTGAACGTGCTTTAGGTTCAGATGTAATGCAATCTTTGACACCTGGCCAACAGGTTATCAAGATTGTTCAAGATGAATTAACAGAATTA
Coding sequences:
- the ftsY gene encoding signal recognition particle-docking protein FtsY: MSFFKRLKDKFSGKSSDEEKELKDLDQEDQESESSKEESESKAEPKSTLPEDQPKEEKKEAPKDDFDFDDGLISIEEFEEIESQKLGAKFKQGLEKSRENFQEQLNNLIARYRTVDEDFFEALEEMLITADVGFNTVMELVDELRTEAQRRNIKETSDLKEVIVEKIVEIYEQEDDHSEVMNLEDGRLNVILMVGVNGVGKTTTIGKLAHRYKAEGKKVMLAAGDTFRAGAINQLKVWGERVDVDVISQSEGSDPAAVMYDAINAAKNKDVDILICDTAGRLQNKANLMNELEKMKRVIGRAVPDAPHEVLLCLDATTGQNALSQARSFKEVTNVTGIVLTKLDGTAKGGIVLAIRNELHIPVKYVGLGEKLDDLQPFNPESYVYGLFADMIEETVDEYKEEHGEPVERGEDGEASSHEQK
- a CDS encoding putative DNA-binding protein, which translates into the protein MSKNDLVKTLRMNYLFDFYQALLTKKQRNYLELFYLQDYSLSEIADTFDVSRQAVYDNIRRTGDLVEDYETKLELYSKFEQRREIYNQMKASIEDPDALKRYIEELEELE